The following DNA comes from Streptomyces sp. Ag109_O5-10.
GGGCACCGAGCTCGTCGAGGAGGACGCGATGCAGTCGGGCCCAGACGCGCCCCCGACTCCATTGGGCAAAGCGACGGTAGACGGTAGGCCATGCAGGGCCGAAGACCGGCGGCAGTTGCCGCCACGTACAGCCTGAATTGGCTACGAAGATGATGGCGGCCAGCGTTTCGCGGTCACCCGCCCGACGCCGTCCACCGCCCTGCGGACGCTTGATCTCCATGGGTGGCACCACTCGCCGGAACAGCACCCACAAGTCATCCGGAACCAGCCGCTCAACCAGGTCTGTCACAAATCACCCAACGACCCAGCAGCACCAAAGGAAACGGTGTCTTAGAGGGCATCTGATCTAGGTACTTGGTAGTTACGGATGTTTTTGTGACTGCTGGCATTGGTGGTCGTTGCACGGTGTGTGAGTGATCGTCGTCCGTACCGCAGTGATGTGTCCGATGCCCGCTGGGCCCTGATCGAGCCAGTCTTCACCGCCTGGCGGGCGAGACGGACTGGGCCCGGAACGGCAGCCCGGGTGCACGACCTGCGGGAGATCGTCAACGCGATCCTCTATGTCAACCGCACCGGCATCCCGTGGGAATACCTGCCTCACGACTTCCCGCCCTACAAGACCGTCTACGACTACTACGCCAAGTGGGAAGCCGACGGCACCACGCAACAGGTCCACGACCTGTTACGCGACAAGACCCGCCGAGCCCACGGCCGCAGCCCACAGCCGACCGCGGCCGTTGTCGACGCTCAAAGCGTGAAGACCTCGGCAAACGTCGCCGAGACCAGCCAGGGCATCGACGCCGGCAAGAAGATCAAAGGGCGCAAGCGGCACCTCATCACAGACACACTCGGCCTGGTCCTCGCCGTACTCGTCACCGCCGCCTCCGTGCACGACACCACCGGCGGCAAGTTGCTCCTCGACGACCTGGCCGTGGCACATCCCAGTGTCTCCAAAGTCTGGGCGGACGGCGGCTACCAGAGCAGCATCTTCAATCACGGTGCCGGACTCGGTATCGACGTGGAGGTTGTGCAGCGGCCACGGGCCAAGGGTTTCGAGCCGCTGCCGAAGCGGTGGGTGATCGAGAGGACGTTTGGCTGGCTGATGCAGCACCGCCGCCTTGCCCGGGACTACGAAGCCCTACCGCAGAGGTCCCGAACAATGATCCACTGGGCGATGGCTAACAAAATGTCGCGCGAGCTGACCGGAGAATCCGCACCAACCTGGCGAATCGAAACGGACATCACACTCACAACGTCGTGAACATTGATCAGATGCCCTCTAAGACCGACGTCTCCGACGCCCGTTGGATCGCGCAGGTGGCCCAACACGGGCTGGTCTCGCCGTCGTTCGTGCCGCCACCGCGCATTCGCCGTCTTCGTGACCTCACCCGGCAGCGCACCAGCCTGGTCCGAGAGCGTTCTCGCGCGCTGAATCGGCTGGAGAAAGTGCTCGAGGACGCCGGCATCAAGACCTCGCTCGTGCTGACCAAGACGCTGAGTATGTCGTCCCGCGCCATGTTCGAAGCACTCATTGCCGGTGAGCGTGACCCGGTGGTGCTGGCCGATCTGGCCGTCGGGAAGGCCCGGTCGAAGATGACGGATCTCCGCGAGGCCCTGACCGGCCGCTTCGAAGACCACCACGCCTTCTTGACGTCCCAGGCCCTGGCCCACATCGACGCCATCGATGCGCAGATCGCCGCGTTCGATCAGCGCATCGATGCCGAGACCGCGCCTCTGCGCCGACAGCGCGATCTCCTGGTCACCATCCCCGGCGTCTCAACCCGCCTCGCACAGGTAGTGATCGCCGAGACGGGCGCCGACATGACACGCTTCTCCACTGCGGCCGCTCTGGCGAGCTGGAGTGGCGTGGCTCCTGGAAACAACCGGTCAGCGGGGCGGAGTTACTCAGGCGCCACGACGCACGGCAACGTCTGGCTGAAGGGTGCCCTTGGAGATGCTGCTGCCGGGCTGCTGCGCGTGCGAGAGAGCGTGATCGTCCTGCACGCGATGCGCTGGCCGGACGAAGTCCGCGACCCGTCAGAGCTGTACCCGCCGGCGACGGACGTCTCGGACGCGGAAGTCGACGAGGCCGTAGAGCTGATCGAGCGGATGGCCGTCGATCGTCTGGAGGGCCCGGATTTCGTCGACCACTACACCGAGGCGCTGGAGAAAGTGATCGAGGCCAAGCGGGAGGACCGCGAGCTGCCGGAGGCGCCGGAGCCGGAGAAGCCGCCGGGCAAGGTTCTCGACTTGATGGCGGCCTTGCAGGAGTCCGTGGAGAAGGCGAAGGCCTCGCGCGGCGAGGACACGGACACCGAGGCGCAGGTCCACGAGATTCCCGCGAAGAAACCCGCGGCGAAGGCCCCGGCGAAGAAGACGGTCGCGAAGAAGACGACCGCCAAGAAGGCGGCCGCCCGCAAACCACGCCGCAGCGCGTAGGTGCTGCGCGGCGGTCACGGGCGGGTGCGGATGTATCGGACGGCCGGGCCCCATCCTGGCTCTACGCCTGCCATGTAACACTGACACAGCGGACTGCCGCCGCTTCCGTAACAGTGCGTCCTGCGCCGGCATCCGGCGCACAAACCGACGCGGTCGCCGGGCAGACCAGTACGGAGGGGTCGGGCTCCCAGACCGGCGGCGGGGCGTGGCCGAGGACGCGATGTGTCGGTGTCGGTGTGGGCGTCGGTGTTGCCCGGTCGCGGCAAGCCGGGCCGGTCGGCACCGGTGCTGTCCAGGCAATCAGGCATCAGTCGCGCCGTGAGGGCGGCCTTGTGGTCCGGGTCGTCGGGGCAGCCGGATCGTGCTCGGTGTCGTTGTCCTGGCTGGCGGCCCAGGAGGCGAGCAGGGTCAGGTTGTCGTGGGAGACCGTTCCCGGCTCGGCGGTGTAGGTGATCATGGTGAGGCCGGGTTCGGCGTTCGGTTGGAGGAGGTCGTAGCGCAGGTCGAGCATGCCCACGACCGGGTGCTGGAACCTTTTCGTGCCTCTGACGCAGGCACGCACGTCGTGTCGGGCCCACAGCTGGCGGAAGGCGTCGCTGCGGGTGGACAGCTCGCCCACGAGATGGGTGAGCGGCTGTTCATGCGGAGTGGGGCCGGCGGCGGCGCGCAAGTGGGCGATGAAGTCGTCGGCGACCTCGTCCCAGTCGCGCCAGAACTGGCGGGCCTGAGGGTTGAGGAACGTGAACCGGGCGATGTTCGGCGCCTGGCGCGCGTCGGTGTGGAGCACGCTGTACAGAGCCCGGCCGAGGGGGTTGGTGGCGATCACATCGAGGGTGGGACTGCGCACCAGCGCTGCGACGCCGACGAGGGAGTCGAGGACGGTCTGCAGCTGCGGGGCGATCGCTGCAGGCGTGGTGCGACGGGAACGGGGTGCGGGGGACGGCCGGCCGGCGCGTGCCAGGTCGATGAGATGGGCCTGCTCGGCGGCATCCAGACGCAGCGCGCGGGCGATGGCCTGTAGGACGCTGTCGGAGGCACGGGTGAGCGCGCCGCGCTCCAGGCGGATGTAGTAGTCGATGCTGAGCCCGGCCAAGGCGGCGACCTCCTCGCGGCGCAGCCCGGGTACCCGCCGCTTCCTTCCGGTGACGGGCAGGCCGACTGACCTGGGGCTGATCCGTGCCCGGCGGGAGACCAGGAACTCCTGAATGTCACGGCGATGGTCCATGCACTCGACAATAGGTACGAGTAATGCGGATAGGGAGGGTTTGTCAGTACCCCCTATGGCAGGTCCTCCCGCAACGGCGTCGGCGGCGGCAACCTCGAAGCAGTGATCGGCAGACCACCGCAGCCCCTGACGACATCGAGCTCCTGGGCACCGATTTCGCAGCTAACTCGCGCGACGCGTCAAAGAGAGTCGACGCCCAGGACCGCTGAGTGCGGTGGCAGGCCTCCGACCCCACCTAGGAAAGGATTGTCATGACCCTCGGAACCGCAGTGATCGTCGGCGTAGGTCCAGGCATCGGCCTTGAGCTGACCCGGGCATTCGCCAATGCCGGACACCCGGTCGCCATGCTCGCCCGCAACAAGACGAAGATGGACACCTACGCTGCCGAGCTTGCCTCCACCGGCCAGGACGTTCGCGGCTACGCCACGGATGTCGCGGACGCCGGCAACCTGCGCTCCGCGATCCACTCCGCGATCACGGACTTGGGTGCGCCCGACGTGCTCATCTACAGCGTGGCGGTGCTCGACAGCGACTCGCCCCTCGGCGGTGACGACCAGAAGTGGGTCGCCAATATGGCCATCGATGTCCTGGGCGCCAGGGTCGCGGCCGACGCCGTGCTGCCGGAACTGCGCGACGGCCGCGGCACCCTGCTGTTCGCGGGCGGCGGGTACGCTCTGCATCCCTCGAAGAAGTATTCGTCCTTGTCCGTTGGTAAGGCCGCGCTGCGCGCGTACGTGCAGTTGCTCCATGAGGAGCTGGCCGGGACGGGCGTGCACGCAACCAGTATCACGATCACGAAGACGATCGGCAGCGAACCGCGCTTTGAGCCGGCGACGCTGGCACAGGCCTATCTCGCGCTGACCAAGCAGCCCGAGAGCGAATGGCAGCACGAACTGGTCTACTGAGCCGTCCCAAGCCCCGCGACGGCGAGGTCGAGTTGTCCGGTCAGGATGATGTCGCACCCGAACGCCGGCGAGACCGGGAACGGCGTACCTGGCTCCAACCCGACCTTGCGCAACGACTCCGGGTGTCCGTCCGTGGCCACGCGCCCGGCGGCGCGATCGGCGATCTCCAGAGTGGTGTCGGAGACCAGGCGCACCCGCCGGTACCAGGCCCTGATGCGTCCCGTTTCTTCGCCGGAGCGGAAGTGGGGAGCGCCAGTGGCCTCACCGGCTGATCCGGGCCAGGCGGACAGGCCACGACGTGTGGGCATGCGCTCCTCCAGGCTGAGCTGGGAAAGGTGGGAGATCACCTTATGGCCTACAACTCTCGTAACACGCAGGCCGGTTGGCCGGACAAGAGCTGGTGAATCCGGAGCAGCCAAGGCGAAAGCGAAGAAGCGCCGCAGCGGGACCGCGAACACTCCGCCGCACCGGCCCGGCGACCGGCCGCGCCGCTAACCCGGCGAGCCGGGGTTCGCGAGCTTGCTGACAGCCTTCGGGACCGTCAGGAGTCTTCGTATGGGCTGAGTAGGTCCATATAGGAGTTGTCGGCGTTCGCCACCCTCCTTGCCGAGCCGACTCCGCCGCAGGTCAGGCGACGGGTGCGCGCCCGTCGACGAAGGTGCTGAGGCAACCTCAGAGGCAACCCCAGGGACAACCCGAGAAGCAACCCCAGAAGCAACCTCTGGCGAGGCTATGCCGCGCTGCGCAGCGGCCGGTCCGGCCGCACACCTGGCACGCCGCGGCCTCGGCGCGCTC
Coding sequences within:
- a CDS encoding IS5 family transposase, giving the protein MSDRRPYRSDVSDARWALIEPVFTAWRARRTGPGTAARVHDLREIVNAILYVNRTGIPWEYLPHDFPPYKTVYDYYAKWEADGTTQQVHDLLRDKTRRAHGRSPQPTAAVVDAQSVKTSANVAETSQGIDAGKKIKGRKRHLITDTLGLVLAVLVTAASVHDTTGGKLLLDDLAVAHPSVSKVWADGGYQSSIFNHGAGLGIDVEVVQRPRAKGFEPLPKRWVIERTFGWLMQHRRLARDYEALPQRSRTMIHWAMANKMSRELTGESAPTWRIETDITLTTS
- a CDS encoding SDR family oxidoreductase: MTLGTAVIVGVGPGIGLELTRAFANAGHPVAMLARNKTKMDTYAAELASTGQDVRGYATDVADAGNLRSAIHSAITDLGAPDVLIYSVAVLDSDSPLGGDDQKWVANMAIDVLGARVAADAVLPELRDGRGTLLFAGGGYALHPSKKYSSLSVGKAALRAYVQLLHEELAGTGVHATSITITKTIGSEPRFEPATLAQAYLALTKQPESEWQHELVY
- a CDS encoding IS110 family transposase — its product is MNIDQMPSKTDVSDARWIAQVAQHGLVSPSFVPPPRIRRLRDLTRQRTSLVRERSRALNRLEKVLEDAGIKTSLVLTKTLSMSSRAMFEALIAGERDPVVLADLAVGKARSKMTDLREALTGRFEDHHAFLTSQALAHIDAIDAQIAAFDQRIDAETAPLRRQRDLLVTIPGVSTRLAQVVIAETGADMTRFSTAAALASWSGVAPGNNRSAGRSYSGATTHGNVWLKGALGDAAAGLLRVRESVIVLHAMRWPDEVRDPSELYPPATDVSDAEVDEAVELIERMAVDRLEGPDFVDHYTEALEKVIEAKREDRELPEAPEPEKPPGKVLDLMAALQESVEKAKASRGEDTDTEAQVHEIPAKKPAAKAPAKKTVAKKTTAKKAAARKPRRSA
- a CDS encoding helix-turn-helix domain-containing protein, producing the protein MDHRRDIQEFLVSRRARISPRSVGLPVTGRKRRVPGLRREEVAALAGLSIDYYIRLERGALTRASDSVLQAIARALRLDAAEQAHLIDLARAGRPSPAPRSRRTTPAAIAPQLQTVLDSLVGVAALVRSPTLDVIATNPLGRALYSVLHTDARQAPNIARFTFLNPQARQFWRDWDEVADDFIAHLRAAAGPTPHEQPLTHLVGELSTRSDAFRQLWARHDVRACVRGTKRFQHPVVGMLDLRYDLLQPNAEPGLTMITYTAEPGTVSHDNLTLLASWAASQDNDTEHDPAAPTTRTTRPPSRRD